CAAAATTAGAATAAAAAATATCTTCGGTCATGACCGAAGATATTTTTGTTTATTAGAAAGTATATTTAAATCCAGAATAGAAAGTTCTTCCGCTTGAAGGATCGTAAACTTTTTCTCCGTTAGAGATACCTTCTTGATCGAAGTTTTGTCTATCAAGAAGATTGTTGATTCCTCCAAATAGTTTTAAACCATTATCAAGAGTATAGTTAACACTTAAATCTAAAGAAACAGCATCTTTAGCTTTATATTTGTTTTCTTTATCTAAGTAGTATTGATCTTTATAGTTAAGAGTTAAAGCTGTATTAAAGTTATTTGTAAAATAGATAGCT
This portion of the Cetobacterium sp. ZOR0034 genome encodes:
- a CDS encoding TonB-dependent receptor domain-containing protein, with product MGNPRKFVFFENLAFVDATISSDSINRSIEGNHVPYTPKTNANVGTAIYFTNNFNTALTLNYKDQYYLDKENKYKAKDAVSLDLSVNYTLDNGLKLFGGINNLLDRQNFDQEGISNGEKVYDPSSGRTFYSGFKYTF